From one Cyprinus carpio isolate SPL01 chromosome B3, ASM1834038v1, whole genome shotgun sequence genomic stretch:
- the LOC109049035 gene encoding protein PET100 homolog, mitochondrial, which translates to MGVKIEVFRMMVYLSFPVAMFWISNQAEYFEEYIVKRKREIFPPDEKMHRQALEDFKERMRNRREQKMLRQMGMQSEE; encoded by the exons ATGGGGGTTAAAATAGAGGTTTTTAGG ATGATGGTGTATCTGTCGTTTCCAGTGGCGATGTTCTGGATATCAAACCAAGCGGAGTATTTTGAGGAATACATCGTAAAGCGAAAG AGGGAAATCTTCCCACCTGATGAGAAAATGCAT AGGCAAGCGCTGGAGGATTTCAAGGAGCGCATGAGAAACCGAAGGGAGCAGAAGATGCTGAGACAGATGGGCATGCAGTCTGAGGAATGA
- the brd4 gene encoding bromodomain-containing protein 4 isoform X1, whose translation MDYKMHSKSNDLLDFQTLDALLEKIAHCSVPVKRESSEECNGISGALPVEPAPGSRLNEWCPAPPPPVPLPAIHPNSMGDGLDAVQMSGSSSSQGQPSSQAPSLFNPNAPETTNPSRPKRQTNQLQYLLKVVLKSLWKHQFAWPFHSPVDAVKLNLPDYYKIIKNPMDMGTIKKRLENNYYINAQECIQDFNTMFTNCYIYNKPGDDIVLMAEALEKVFLHKISEMPQQEVELTTTAGKGRGRGRRDPDINLKIAPGLESSPTIPQTRGLSSLAPGPQMRGPPQGPPTLPPQPTMQALPPRVPPSLPLLPSLPTHPPLAPQLGPPFSMGPTDCNPQVPIITAVPPPTQTALPPVLMQQSAPPILQSPIPMPHKQRKSQKRKADTTTPTANDPLNESSPAESKSGKTLPRRDTTRPSKVSKKEAPDSQHHWTPITGTHSPKQQEQLRYCSGIVKDMFAKKHAAYAWPFYKPVDVDALGLHDYHDIIKHPMDLSTIKDKLENRQYRDAQEFAADVRLMFSNCYKYNPPDHEVVAMARKLQDVFEMRFAKMPDEPEEMLAPAPAPVLHPAPVKTQPPMGTASSSDSSSDSSSESESSTDDSEEERAQRLAELQEQLKAVHEQLAALSQPQASKPKKKEKEKKEKKKDKHKKKAGVMPALEEILDPPPTLKAQGKPKNKDPLPKKPKKLSKKEGGKGNRSMAPPGAAPPTLQPVVGLDPEEDLGLTGGAAMAGMPAGEKCKPMSYEEKRQLSLDINKLPGDKLGRVVHIIQSREPSLKNSNPDEIEIDFETLKPSTLRELERYVSSCLRKKKKPVSVPEKSMEAVSAAKTKGSSSDSGSSSESSSSESEDSETGMASKLKKRGRGEGKKAHHQAVAPGMPQPQVPHQPQTPALQPSAQLKLQQQHPSPAAYMPPPVTALEPSQLLENPFDPLAHFVQPLMHLSHHANDSPSPAPPHLNAHPPGGPVSPETHPFLNQHPILPSPAALHNALPQQPSRPSNRAAPLPPKPPQQSMPQQQPQQTLPQQLQSQQPPQPQHHLPPHLLHPPQQMRQRPLSPPTLTPQGLLSSQPPQMLLEDDEEPVPSMPLPMYLQHLQPNRLQQQQQPPPTSLMQSLQSRPQQPGQQSLLQSVQVQSQMSQQSSLPPPQIPVQTQAQPSPQLSQHQARHMQHAQQLSFSQGPVQTTQTQPSQHKVSMPSTKAQQIIQQHPSKCVFIWQHKSDSYNSAHMRDNPSPLMMHSPQMSQYALVHPSPPQVPKKEPQQGPSALGSIKEEKLPPSPVMRGEPFSPAMRQDPHKHPESKPTMPGHSQQKADMKPLESSRPVIRSSEQSGPPPSMQDKEKFKQEPKTPVAPKKVQDVKLKNMGSWASLAQKSTSAPSSGLKSSSDSFEQFRRVAREKEEREKALKAQAEQAEKDRLRREQEKLRGRDEEDSIETSRRPQEEPRRRQEQQQVQPPQQQHQTQPPAQNPAQPPSAPQPSQGPPQSPAASQSALDQQRELARRREQERRRREAMAATIDMNFQSDLMAIFEENLF comes from the exons AGAGTCCAGCGAGGAGTGCAATGGAATTAGCGGTGCTCTCCCTGTGGAGCCCGCGCCCGGCTCGAGACTGAACGAGTGGTGTCCTGCCCCACCCCCTCCCGTCCCTCTGCCCGCGATCCACCCCAACAGTATGGGGGACGGCCTGGACGCAGTGCAGATGTCGGGGAGCAGCAGCAGTCAGGGGCAGCCCTCGTCCCAGGCCCCTTCCCTCTTCAACCCCAACGCCCCAGAAACCACTAACCCTTCCCGGCCCAAGCGCCAGACCAACCAGCTGCAGTACCTGCTGAAGGTGGTGCTGAAGTCTCTTTGGAAGCACCAGTTCGCTTGGCCTTTCCACTCTCCTGTTGACGCCGTTAAGCTGAATCTGCCT GACTATTACAAGATAATCAAAAACCCTATGGACATGGGAACAATCAAGAAACGCCTAGAGAACAATTACTACATCAATGCCCAAGAATGTATTCAAGACTTTAACACCATGTTTACTAACTGCTATATTTACAATAAG CCTGGGGATGACATAGTCTTAATGGCAGAAGCACTGGAGAAGGTGTTCCTCCACAAGATTTCAGAGATGCCCCAGCAGGAGGTCGAGTTGACGACCACAGCCGGAAAGGGTCGAGGCCGGGGCAGGAGGGATCCAG ACATTAACCTGAAAATTGCACCTGGCCTGGAGTCTTCGCCCACAATCCCTCAAACACGTGGCCTTTCCAGTCTTGCCCCTGGGCCACAAATGAGAGGACCGCCACAAGGTCCGCCTACTTTACCTCCCCAGCCTACCATGCAAGCCTTGCCCCCTCGAGTACCCCCTTCGCTCCCTTTGCTCCCTTCTCTCCCTACACACCCTCCCCTTGCGCCTCAATTAGGGCCACCTTTTTCTATGGGCCCCACTGACTGCAACCCACAGGTCCCCATCATAACGGCTGTGCCTCCTCCGACCCAAACCGCCCTGCCGCCCGTGCTCATGCAGCAGAGCGCCCCTCCTATTCTACAAAGCCCCATCCCAATGCCTCACAAA cagagaaaaagtcagaaaagGAAAGCGGACACCACAACACCTACAGCAAACGACCCCCTGAACGAGTCCTCGCCTGCTGAGTCGAAGTCAGGAAAGACTCTGCCACGCCGGGATACTACACGACCAAGCAAAGTATCCAAAAAGGAGGCACCGGACTCCCAGCACCATTGGACACCCATCACTGGGACCCACAGCCCCAAGCAACAAGAGCAGTTACGCTACTGCTCCGGCATTGTAAAGGACATGTTTGCTAAGAAGCATGCTGCATACGCTTGGCCCTTCTACAAGCCCGTGGATGTGGATGctttagggctgcatgattaccATGACATCATCAAACATCCCATGGACCTCAGCACTATTAAG GACAAGTTGGAAAACAGACAGTACAGAGATGCTCAGGAGTTTGCAGCAGATGTACGGTTAATGTTCTCCAACTGCTATAAGTACAACCCTCCAGACCATGAAGTGGTGGCTATGGCACGCAAACTGCAG GATGTGTTTGAGATGCGTTTTGCTAAAATGCCCGATGAGCCAGAGGAAATGCTGGCACCCGCTCCTGCGCCAGTGCTCCACCCGGCTCCTGTCAAGACACAGCCTCCCATGGGCACGGCCTCGTCCTCGGACAGCTCCAGTGATTCCTCATCTGAATCGGAGTCCTCCACGGACGACTCTGAAGAGGAGAGAGCCCAGAGGCTAGCAGAGCTTCAGGAGCAA CTGAAAGCGGTTCATGAGCAGCTGGCTGCCTTGTCCCAGCCTCAGGCCAGCAAaccaaagaaaaaagagaaggaaaagaaggagaagaagaaagacaagCACAAAAAGAAAGCGGGAGTCATGCCTGCACTTGAAGAGATCCTGGATCCGCCTCCTACCCTCAAGGCTCAAGGAAAGCCTAAGAACAAGGATCCTCTGCCTAAGAAGCCCAAGAAGTTGAG CAAGAAGGAGGGAGGTAAGGGCAATCGCTCCATGGCTCCCCCAGGTGCTGCTCCACCAACCCTGCAGCCTGTGGTGGGCCTGGATCCTGAGGAGGATCTGGGTCTGACTGGAGGAGCTGCAATGGCAGGCATGCCTGCTGGAGAGAAATGTAAACCTATGTCCTATGAAGAAAAGAGACAGCTGAGCCTGGACATTAACAAGCTGCCTGGAGACAAGCTGGGCCGTGTGGTCCACATCATCCAGTCCCGAGAGCCCTCGCTTAAGAACTCCAACCCGGATGAGATTGAGATCGACTTTGAGACGTTAAAGCCTTCTACGCTGCGGGAACTGGAGAGATACGTGTCGTCCTGCCTTCGCAAGAAGAAGAAGCCTGTCAGTG TTCCAGAGAAGTCCATGGAGGCAGTGAGTGCCGCAAAGACCAAAGGCTCATCGTCTGACTCGGGCAGCAGCAGTGAGTCCAGCTCCTCAGAAAGTGAAGACTCTGAGACAG GGATGGCTTCTAAGCTGAAGAAGAGGGGGAGAGGAGAAGGAAAGAAGGCTCATCACCAGGCGGTGGCTCCAGGCATGCCTCAGCCGCAAGTTCCCCATCAACCCCAGACCCCTGCACTGCAGCCCAGTGCTCAGCTGAAGCTGCAGCAGCAGCATCCCTCTCCCGCTGCTTACATGCCTCCTCCCGTCACAGCTCTGGAGCCCTCGCAGCTCCTTGAAAACCCCTTTGACCCTCTGGCCCACTTCGTCCAGCCTCTCATGCACCTTTCCCACCATGCCAATGACTCGCCCTCCCCTGCACCACCGCACCTCAACGCTCACCCTCCAGGAGGCCCAGTGTCTCCTGAGACGCACCCTTTCCTGAACCAGCACCCCATCCTCCCATCCCCAG CAGCCCTGCACAACGCATTGCCCCAGCAGCCTTCAAGGCCCAGTAATAGGGCAGCCCCGCTACCTCCTAAACCTCCGCAGCAAAGCATGCCCCAGCAGCAGCCCCAGCAGACCCTGCCGCAGCAGCTCCAGTCCCAGCAGCCCCCTCAGCCCCAGCACCACCTCCCTCCTCACCTGCTGCATCCTCCGCAGCAAATGCGCCAGCGGCCCCTCTCCCCACCCACGCTTACTCCCCAGGGCCTGCTGTCCTCCCAGCCCCCACAGATGCTGCTAGAGGATGACGAGGAGCCCGTTCCCTCCATGCCCCTGCCCATGTACCTGCAGCACCTGCAGCCGAACcgcctgcagcagcagcagcagccgccACCGACGTCACTAATGCAGTCTCTGCAGAGCAGGCCGCAGCAGCCGGGCCAGCAGTCTCTGCTGCAATCGGTGCAGGTTCAGTCTCAGATGAGCCAGCAGAGCTCTCTGCCCCCACCGCAGATTCCCGTTCAGACTCAAGCCCAGCCCTCCCCACAGCTCTCGCAGCATCAGGCCAGACACATGCAGCACGCGCAACAGCTGAGCTTCTCTCAAGGCCCGGTGCAGACCACGCAAACGCAGCCTAGTCAACACAAAGTCTCCATGCCCTCCACGAAAGCACAGCAGATTATCCAGCAGCATCCATCGAAGTGTGTGTTCATATGGCAACACAAGTCTGACTCCTATAACTCAG CACACATGCGAGATAACCCCTCCCCCCTCATGATGCATTCCCCTCAAATGTCTCAGTATGCTTTAGTCCACCCGTCCCCTCCTCAGGTCCCCAAAAAG GAACCACAGCAAGGTCCTTCAGCTTTGGGTAGCATTAAAGAAGAGAAGCTGCCTCCTTCACCGGTGATGCGTGGCGAGCCCTTCAGTCCAGCCATGAGACAAGACCCTCATAAACACCCTGAGAGCAAACCCACAATGCCAGGCCACAGCCAACAGA AAGCAGATATGAAACCACTTGAAAGTTCCCGTCCTGTCATCCGCTCCTCTGAGCAGAGCGGTCCACCGCCTTCCATGCAGGACAAAGAGAAATTCAAACAGGAGCCCAAGACTCCTGTAGCGCCTAAAAAGGTACAG GATGTGAAACTGAAGAACATGGGTTCCTGGGCGAGCCTGGCACAGAAGTCCACCTCCGCTCCCTCGTCTGGTCTGAAGTCCTCCAGCGACAGCTTTGAACAGTTTCGACGAGTGGCCCGAGAGAAGGAAGAGCGAGAGAAAGCCCTGAAGGCCCAAGCCGAGCAAGCTGAGAAAGACCGTCTGCGCAGAGAACAAGAGAAACTTCG GGGACGAGATGAGGAGGACTCCATTGAGACGTCTCGAAGGCCTCAGGAGGAGCCCCGCAGGCGGCAGGAGCAACAGCAGGTCCAGCCGCCGCAGCAGCAGCACCAAACTCAGCCCCCAGCCCAGAACCCGGCCCAACCGCCCTCGGCCCCGCAGCCTTCCCAGGGCCCGCCCCAGTCCCCTGCTGCTTCCCAGAGTGCACttgaccagcagagggagcttGCACGTCGCCGGGaacaggagaggaggaggagagaggcg ATGGCAGCTACTATCGACATGAATTTCCAAAGCGATTTGATGGCTATCTTTGAGGAGAACTTGTTCTGA
- the brd4 gene encoding bromodomain-containing protein 4 isoform X2, with translation MDYKMHSKSNDLLDFQTLDALLEKIAHCSVPVKRESSEECNGISGALPVEPAPGSRLNEWCPAPPPPVPLPAIHPNSMGDGLDAVQMSGSSSSQGQPSSQAPSLFNPNAPETTNPSRPKRQTNQLQYLLKVVLKSLWKHQFAWPFHSPVDAVKLNLPDYYKIIKNPMDMGTIKKRLENNYYINAQECIQDFNTMFTNCYIYNKPGDDIVLMAEALEKVFLHKISEMPQQEVELTTTAGKGRGRGRRDPDINLKIAPGLESSPTIPQTRGLSSLAPGPQMRGPPQGPPTLPPQPTMQALPPRVPPSLPLLPSLPTHPPLAPQLGPPFSMGPTDCNPQVPIITAVPPPTQTALPPVLMQQSAPPILQSPIPMPHKQRKSQKRKADTTTPTANDPLNESSPAESKSGKTLPRRDTTRPSKVSKKEAPDSQHHWTPITGTHSPKQQEQLRYCSGIVKDMFAKKHAAYAWPFYKPVDVDALGLHDYHDIIKHPMDLSTIKDKLENRQYRDAQEFAADVRLMFSNCYKYNPPDHEVVAMARKLQDVFEMRFAKMPDEPEEMLAPAPAPVLHPAPVKTQPPMGTASSSDSSSDSSSESESSTDDSEEERAQRLAELQEQLKAVHEQLAALSQPQASKPKKKEKEKKEKKKDKHKKKAGVMPALEEILDPPPTLKAQGKPKNKDPLPKKPKKLSKKEGGKGNRSMAPPGAAPPTLQPVVGLDPEEDLGLTGGAAMAGMPAGEKCKPMSYEEKRQLSLDINKLPGDKLGRVVHIIQSREPSLKNSNPDEIEIDFETLKPSTLRELERYVSSCLRKKKKPVSVPEKSMEAVSAAKTKGSSSDSGSSSESSSSESEDSETGMASKLKKRGRGEGKKAHHQAVAPGMPQPQVPHQPQTPALQPSAQLKLQQQHPSPAAYMPPPVTALEPSQLLENPFDPLAHFVQPLMHLSHHANDSPSPAPPHLNAHPPGGPVSPETHPFLNQHPILPSPAALHNALPQQPSRPSNRAAPLPPKPPQQSMPQQQPQQTLPQQLQSQQPPQPQHHLPPHLLHPPQQMRQRPLSPPTLTPQGLLSSQPPQMLLEDDEEPVPSMPLPMYLQHLQPNRLQQQQQPPPTSLMQSLQSRPQQPGQQSLLQSVQVQSQMSQQSSLPPPQIPVQTQAQPSPQLSQHQARHMQHAQQLSFSQGPVQTTQTQPSQHKVSMPSTKAQQIIQQHPSKCVFIWQHKSDSYNSAHMRDNPSPLMMHSPQMSQYALVHPSPPQVPKKEPQQGPSALGSIKEEKLPPSPVMRGEPFSPAMRQDPHKHPESKPTMPGHSQQKADMKPLESSRPVIRSSEQSGPPPSMQDKEKFKQEPKTPVAPKKDVKLKNMGSWASLAQKSTSAPSSGLKSSSDSFEQFRRVAREKEEREKALKAQAEQAEKDRLRREQEKLRGRDEEDSIETSRRPQEEPRRRQEQQQVQPPQQQHQTQPPAQNPAQPPSAPQPSQGPPQSPAASQSALDQQRELARRREQERRRREAMAATIDMNFQSDLMAIFEENLF, from the exons AGAGTCCAGCGAGGAGTGCAATGGAATTAGCGGTGCTCTCCCTGTGGAGCCCGCGCCCGGCTCGAGACTGAACGAGTGGTGTCCTGCCCCACCCCCTCCCGTCCCTCTGCCCGCGATCCACCCCAACAGTATGGGGGACGGCCTGGACGCAGTGCAGATGTCGGGGAGCAGCAGCAGTCAGGGGCAGCCCTCGTCCCAGGCCCCTTCCCTCTTCAACCCCAACGCCCCAGAAACCACTAACCCTTCCCGGCCCAAGCGCCAGACCAACCAGCTGCAGTACCTGCTGAAGGTGGTGCTGAAGTCTCTTTGGAAGCACCAGTTCGCTTGGCCTTTCCACTCTCCTGTTGACGCCGTTAAGCTGAATCTGCCT GACTATTACAAGATAATCAAAAACCCTATGGACATGGGAACAATCAAGAAACGCCTAGAGAACAATTACTACATCAATGCCCAAGAATGTATTCAAGACTTTAACACCATGTTTACTAACTGCTATATTTACAATAAG CCTGGGGATGACATAGTCTTAATGGCAGAAGCACTGGAGAAGGTGTTCCTCCACAAGATTTCAGAGATGCCCCAGCAGGAGGTCGAGTTGACGACCACAGCCGGAAAGGGTCGAGGCCGGGGCAGGAGGGATCCAG ACATTAACCTGAAAATTGCACCTGGCCTGGAGTCTTCGCCCACAATCCCTCAAACACGTGGCCTTTCCAGTCTTGCCCCTGGGCCACAAATGAGAGGACCGCCACAAGGTCCGCCTACTTTACCTCCCCAGCCTACCATGCAAGCCTTGCCCCCTCGAGTACCCCCTTCGCTCCCTTTGCTCCCTTCTCTCCCTACACACCCTCCCCTTGCGCCTCAATTAGGGCCACCTTTTTCTATGGGCCCCACTGACTGCAACCCACAGGTCCCCATCATAACGGCTGTGCCTCCTCCGACCCAAACCGCCCTGCCGCCCGTGCTCATGCAGCAGAGCGCCCCTCCTATTCTACAAAGCCCCATCCCAATGCCTCACAAA cagagaaaaagtcagaaaagGAAAGCGGACACCACAACACCTACAGCAAACGACCCCCTGAACGAGTCCTCGCCTGCTGAGTCGAAGTCAGGAAAGACTCTGCCACGCCGGGATACTACACGACCAAGCAAAGTATCCAAAAAGGAGGCACCGGACTCCCAGCACCATTGGACACCCATCACTGGGACCCACAGCCCCAAGCAACAAGAGCAGTTACGCTACTGCTCCGGCATTGTAAAGGACATGTTTGCTAAGAAGCATGCTGCATACGCTTGGCCCTTCTACAAGCCCGTGGATGTGGATGctttagggctgcatgattaccATGACATCATCAAACATCCCATGGACCTCAGCACTATTAAG GACAAGTTGGAAAACAGACAGTACAGAGATGCTCAGGAGTTTGCAGCAGATGTACGGTTAATGTTCTCCAACTGCTATAAGTACAACCCTCCAGACCATGAAGTGGTGGCTATGGCACGCAAACTGCAG GATGTGTTTGAGATGCGTTTTGCTAAAATGCCCGATGAGCCAGAGGAAATGCTGGCACCCGCTCCTGCGCCAGTGCTCCACCCGGCTCCTGTCAAGACACAGCCTCCCATGGGCACGGCCTCGTCCTCGGACAGCTCCAGTGATTCCTCATCTGAATCGGAGTCCTCCACGGACGACTCTGAAGAGGAGAGAGCCCAGAGGCTAGCAGAGCTTCAGGAGCAA CTGAAAGCGGTTCATGAGCAGCTGGCTGCCTTGTCCCAGCCTCAGGCCAGCAAaccaaagaaaaaagagaaggaaaagaaggagaagaagaaagacaagCACAAAAAGAAAGCGGGAGTCATGCCTGCACTTGAAGAGATCCTGGATCCGCCTCCTACCCTCAAGGCTCAAGGAAAGCCTAAGAACAAGGATCCTCTGCCTAAGAAGCCCAAGAAGTTGAG CAAGAAGGAGGGAGGTAAGGGCAATCGCTCCATGGCTCCCCCAGGTGCTGCTCCACCAACCCTGCAGCCTGTGGTGGGCCTGGATCCTGAGGAGGATCTGGGTCTGACTGGAGGAGCTGCAATGGCAGGCATGCCTGCTGGAGAGAAATGTAAACCTATGTCCTATGAAGAAAAGAGACAGCTGAGCCTGGACATTAACAAGCTGCCTGGAGACAAGCTGGGCCGTGTGGTCCACATCATCCAGTCCCGAGAGCCCTCGCTTAAGAACTCCAACCCGGATGAGATTGAGATCGACTTTGAGACGTTAAAGCCTTCTACGCTGCGGGAACTGGAGAGATACGTGTCGTCCTGCCTTCGCAAGAAGAAGAAGCCTGTCAGTG TTCCAGAGAAGTCCATGGAGGCAGTGAGTGCCGCAAAGACCAAAGGCTCATCGTCTGACTCGGGCAGCAGCAGTGAGTCCAGCTCCTCAGAAAGTGAAGACTCTGAGACAG GGATGGCTTCTAAGCTGAAGAAGAGGGGGAGAGGAGAAGGAAAGAAGGCTCATCACCAGGCGGTGGCTCCAGGCATGCCTCAGCCGCAAGTTCCCCATCAACCCCAGACCCCTGCACTGCAGCCCAGTGCTCAGCTGAAGCTGCAGCAGCAGCATCCCTCTCCCGCTGCTTACATGCCTCCTCCCGTCACAGCTCTGGAGCCCTCGCAGCTCCTTGAAAACCCCTTTGACCCTCTGGCCCACTTCGTCCAGCCTCTCATGCACCTTTCCCACCATGCCAATGACTCGCCCTCCCCTGCACCACCGCACCTCAACGCTCACCCTCCAGGAGGCCCAGTGTCTCCTGAGACGCACCCTTTCCTGAACCAGCACCCCATCCTCCCATCCCCAG CAGCCCTGCACAACGCATTGCCCCAGCAGCCTTCAAGGCCCAGTAATAGGGCAGCCCCGCTACCTCCTAAACCTCCGCAGCAAAGCATGCCCCAGCAGCAGCCCCAGCAGACCCTGCCGCAGCAGCTCCAGTCCCAGCAGCCCCCTCAGCCCCAGCACCACCTCCCTCCTCACCTGCTGCATCCTCCGCAGCAAATGCGCCAGCGGCCCCTCTCCCCACCCACGCTTACTCCCCAGGGCCTGCTGTCCTCCCAGCCCCCACAGATGCTGCTAGAGGATGACGAGGAGCCCGTTCCCTCCATGCCCCTGCCCATGTACCTGCAGCACCTGCAGCCGAACcgcctgcagcagcagcagcagccgccACCGACGTCACTAATGCAGTCTCTGCAGAGCAGGCCGCAGCAGCCGGGCCAGCAGTCTCTGCTGCAATCGGTGCAGGTTCAGTCTCAGATGAGCCAGCAGAGCTCTCTGCCCCCACCGCAGATTCCCGTTCAGACTCAAGCCCAGCCCTCCCCACAGCTCTCGCAGCATCAGGCCAGACACATGCAGCACGCGCAACAGCTGAGCTTCTCTCAAGGCCCGGTGCAGACCACGCAAACGCAGCCTAGTCAACACAAAGTCTCCATGCCCTCCACGAAAGCACAGCAGATTATCCAGCAGCATCCATCGAAGTGTGTGTTCATATGGCAACACAAGTCTGACTCCTATAACTCAG CACACATGCGAGATAACCCCTCCCCCCTCATGATGCATTCCCCTCAAATGTCTCAGTATGCTTTAGTCCACCCGTCCCCTCCTCAGGTCCCCAAAAAG GAACCACAGCAAGGTCCTTCAGCTTTGGGTAGCATTAAAGAAGAGAAGCTGCCTCCTTCACCGGTGATGCGTGGCGAGCCCTTCAGTCCAGCCATGAGACAAGACCCTCATAAACACCCTGAGAGCAAACCCACAATGCCAGGCCACAGCCAACAGA AAGCAGATATGAAACCACTTGAAAGTTCCCGTCCTGTCATCCGCTCCTCTGAGCAGAGCGGTCCACCGCCTTCCATGCAGGACAAAGAGAAATTCAAACAGGAGCCCAAGACTCCTGTAGCGCCTAAAAAG GATGTGAAACTGAAGAACATGGGTTCCTGGGCGAGCCTGGCACAGAAGTCCACCTCCGCTCCCTCGTCTGGTCTGAAGTCCTCCAGCGACAGCTTTGAACAGTTTCGACGAGTGGCCCGAGAGAAGGAAGAGCGAGAGAAAGCCCTGAAGGCCCAAGCCGAGCAAGCTGAGAAAGACCGTCTGCGCAGAGAACAAGAGAAACTTCG GGGACGAGATGAGGAGGACTCCATTGAGACGTCTCGAAGGCCTCAGGAGGAGCCCCGCAGGCGGCAGGAGCAACAGCAGGTCCAGCCGCCGCAGCAGCAGCACCAAACTCAGCCCCCAGCCCAGAACCCGGCCCAACCGCCCTCGGCCCCGCAGCCTTCCCAGGGCCCGCCCCAGTCCCCTGCTGCTTCCCAGAGTGCACttgaccagcagagggagcttGCACGTCGCCGGGaacaggagaggaggaggagagaggcg ATGGCAGCTACTATCGACATGAATTTCCAAAGCGATTTGATGGCTATCTTTGAGGAGAACTTGTTCTGA